The bacterium genome has a segment encoding these proteins:
- the lexA gene encoding transcriptional repressor LexA, whose amino-acid sequence MEKLSRKQEKALALIVKRSREQGYPPTLAELTEELGAASKNTAVKYLRILARKGYIVWDRNKARGIQVAAEFAGEESGVPLIGSIAAGTPMLAEANIERHVAVPRFLLHATGPHFLLRVAGESMINAGILPGDLVLVQARAQANVGDVVVALIGNEATVKRLAQRADRYFLHAENPAHADIYPEGEWSVQGKVVALIRETVV is encoded by the coding sequence ATGGAAAAGCTGTCGCGCAAACAGGAAAAGGCGCTGGCGCTGATTGTCAAACGCTCGCGCGAGCAGGGCTATCCGCCGACCCTGGCGGAGCTGACCGAGGAGCTGGGTGCCGCCTCCAAAAACACCGCGGTCAAGTATCTGCGGATTCTCGCCCGCAAAGGATATATCGTCTGGGACCGTAACAAGGCGCGCGGCATCCAGGTGGCCGCGGAGTTCGCGGGCGAAGAGAGCGGGGTCCCCCTGATCGGCTCGATCGCCGCCGGCACCCCCATGTTGGCCGAGGCCAATATCGAACGCCATGTGGCGGTACCGCGGTTTCTCCTGCATGCCACGGGCCCCCATTTTCTGCTGCGCGTCGCCGGCGAGAGCATGATCAACGCCGGCATCTTGCCCGGCGATCTGGTGCTGGTGCAGGCCCGGGCGCAGGCCAATGTCGGCGATGTGGTGGTGGCCCTGATCGGCAACGAAGCCACCGTCAAGCGTCTGGCGCAGCGCGCGGACCGCTATTTCCTGCATGCCGAGAATCCCGCCCACGCCGATATCTATCCGGAGGGGGAGTGGAGTGTGCAGGGCAAAGTGGTCGCCCTGATCCGCGAAACGGTGGTATAA
- a CDS encoding metal ABC transporter ATP-binding protein, translating into MNPIVIACENLSVAYQDKLALENITFSIRRGEFWGILGPNGSGKTTLLRTMLGLIEPISGAITLFGRRPGQLGALRDRIGYVPQYAQIDFNFPLRVRDMVMLGRSHKIGLGTRPRTQDWRAVDQALERVEMSDLAQRQIGRLSGGQRQRALIARALALEPELLLLDEPTAALDVGATEGFYEWVHHMHQQMQITLILVSHDVGVVSRYVSAVACLNRRLVAHGRPQEVLGSETLEDMYGCDAMFFQHGQVPHMVVPTPAHGPSHPHP; encoded by the coding sequence ATGAACCCTATCGTCATTGCCTGCGAAAATCTCTCGGTGGCCTATCAGGACAAGCTGGCACTCGAGAACATCACCTTCAGCATCCGCCGCGGCGAATTCTGGGGCATTCTTGGCCCGAACGGCTCCGGTAAGACCACTCTACTGCGGACGATGCTCGGGCTCATCGAGCCGATCAGCGGCGCCATCACACTTTTCGGGCGCAGGCCCGGGCAACTCGGCGCCTTGCGCGACCGGATTGGCTATGTACCGCAGTATGCTCAGATCGATTTCAATTTTCCCTTGCGGGTGCGCGATATGGTCATGCTCGGACGCAGCCACAAGATCGGCCTCGGCACACGACCCAGAACACAAGACTGGCGTGCCGTCGATCAGGCCCTGGAACGCGTCGAAATGAGCGATCTCGCCCAACGCCAGATCGGACGGCTGAGCGGCGGTCAGCGGCAACGGGCCTTGATCGCCCGGGCTCTGGCCCTAGAGCCGGAGCTTCTCCTCCTCGACGAACCTACCGCTGCCCTCGATGTCGGAGCAACCGAGGGTTTTTACGAGTGGGTCCATCATATGCACCAGCAGATGCAAATAACCCTGATCCTGGTCTCCCATGATGTCGGCGTGGTTTCACGCTATGTTTCAGCCGTGGCCTGCCTCAACCGCCGTCTGGTCGCCCATGGCCGGCCCCAGGAAGTGCTCGGCAGTGAAACCCTCGAAGACATGTACGGCTGCGATGCGATGTTCTTCCAGCATGGCCAGGTCCCTCACATGGTTGTGCCGACGCCGGCCCACGGCCCGAGCCACCCGCATCCCTGA
- a CDS encoding magnesium transporter CorA family protein produces MLRCYHILNEKIQACPREDAQIFIYVSPDETEKKFLTSELKLDEHTLNSTLDPDELSRLEFEPEHIAMIYKRPRNYIVEDRFLFRVTSMGIFFFSDKIILVSNEDLPMFDDKKFAKVVSLKDVMLKMLYRSIYHFLEHLKIIDMITNELEEKINLSMQNKYLISLFSLEKSLVYYLNAITSNSILLQRLKNNAGKIGFIQEEEELLDDIMIENSQCYRQAEIFSNILSSMADARASIVSNNLNVLMKTLNIITIGIMVPTLVVSAFSMNVRIPLQQAPNAFWLVLGIAFVSVVVFYVFWRLKKW; encoded by the coding sequence ATGCTGCGCTGTTATCACATTTTGAACGAAAAGATCCAGGCCTGCCCCCGGGAGGATGCACAGATTTTCATCTATGTCAGTCCAGATGAAACGGAGAAGAAATTTCTTACCTCCGAACTTAAACTCGACGAGCATACCCTCAATTCAACCCTCGATCCCGACGAATTGTCGCGCCTTGAATTCGAACCTGAACATATTGCCATGATCTACAAGCGGCCGCGCAATTATATCGTCGAAGATCGCTTCCTTTTCCGGGTTACCTCCATGGGTATTTTTTTCTTCAGCGACAAGATCATCCTGGTCTCGAATGAGGATCTGCCCATGTTTGACGACAAGAAATTCGCCAAGGTGGTCAGCCTCAAGGATGTGATGCTCAAGATGCTCTATCGTTCCATCTACCACTTTCTCGAGCATCTCAAGATCATCGACATGATCACCAACGAGCTTGAAGAGAAGATCAATCTTTCGATGCAGAACAAATATCTCATCAGTCTCTTTTCCCTGGAAAAATCGCTGGTTTATTACCTCAACGCCATCACCTCGAACTCCATCCTCCTGCAGCGCCTCAAAAACAACGCGGGCAAGATCGGTTTCATCCAGGAGGAGGAGGAACTGCTCGATGATATCATGATCGAGAACTCGCAGTGCTATCGTCAGGCCGAGATTTTTTCCAACATTCTTTCCAGCATGGCCGATGCGCGCGCATCGATCGTGAGCAATAATCTTAACGTCCTAATGAAGACTCTCAACATCATCACTATCGGCATCATGGTGCCGACCCTAGTCGTCAGTGCCTTTTCCATGAACGTCCGCATCCCCTTGCAGCAAGCGCCGAACGCGTTCTGGCTGGTTCTTGGCATCGCCTTCGTCTCCGTCGTCGTCTTCTATGTCTTCTGGCGCCTGAAAAAATGGTGA
- a CDS encoding SDR family NAD(P)-dependent oxidoreductase, with protein MHTLLNSLQPDFIYDHPCAMRLDHQTILLTGASSGIGIELARQLGHRGCRLILVARRSDQLRQLAAELPGGMDRHRFSSCDLANPQAVTALCAQLQDSGMTPDGLILNAGVSGGFAVTDMDPVRMRREFEINFWGAVQFITAFLPRLLAQQKGFIAVTSSLASYRGMPGAATYSASKAALNRFIESVRIDCQGHGVYLAVISPGFVRTPMTENSGYYKPFMIEAPSAARIILNGLEQEKYEIRFPWPMVLLAQLGRLLPERLYLRLMKNRRKPQITADRALDKVENPQ; from the coding sequence ATGCATACATTACTTAACAGTTTGCAGCCCGATTTTATTTACGATCACCCCTGCGCCATGAGACTAGACCATCAGACCATCCTCCTGACCGGCGCCTCCAGCGGCATCGGCATTGAACTGGCCCGCCAGCTGGGCCACCGCGGTTGTCGGCTGATCCTCGTCGCGCGGCGCAGCGACCAGCTGCGGCAGCTGGCGGCGGAGCTTCCAGGGGGAATGGACCGGCACCGGTTTTCGTCCTGCGATCTCGCCAATCCTCAGGCCGTCACGGCCCTCTGCGCGCAGCTCCAGGATTCCGGAATGACGCCGGATGGACTGATTCTCAACGCTGGCGTCAGCGGCGGATTTGCGGTGACGGATATGGATCCGGTCCGCATGCGCCGCGAATTCGAAATCAACTTCTGGGGCGCGGTCCAGTTCATCACCGCCTTCCTGCCCCGCTTGCTGGCGCAACAAAAGGGCTTCATTGCCGTCACCTCCAGCCTCGCCAGCTATCGGGGCATGCCCGGCGCTGCAACCTATTCAGCCTCCAAAGCCGCTTTAAACCGTTTCATCGAGAGCGTGCGCATCGACTGCCAGGGCCACGGGGTGTATCTGGCGGTCATTTCACCCGGTTTTGTCCGGACCCCGATGACCGAAAACAGTGGGTACTACAAACCCTTTATGATCGAAGCCCCCAGCGCCGCCCGCATCATCCTGAACGGCCTGGAACAAGAAAAATATGAAATCCGGTTCCCATGGCCCATGGTCCTCCTCGCGCAGCTCGGGCGGCTGCTGCCGGAGCGACTCTATCTGCGCTTGATGAAAAACCGGCGAAAGCCGCAAATAACCGCGGATCGCGCGCTTGACAAGGTGGAAAACCCGCAATGA
- a CDS encoding metal ABC transporter substrate-binding protein has protein sequence MKWMPFTVMVLILSLVLLGCRSDDTRDPNLGKLVVAASIFPLADFVRQVGGNNVEVVTIVNGAANPHTFELTPETVRRTSRARLLVLNGMGLEFWSNKLIDAIGKKQFTVVETAAGIRPLTEEHAGHEHPGGNPHVWLSPPLAMRQVQAISDALIAIDAANASLYRRNCQNYLDSLRSLDNAITLEVASWMQRSFICFHASWNYFADNYKLTQAAVIEKRPGFEPTPQEMVQIIETARKLGLTALFAERQFPTKSSETIARECGARVILLDPLGEDRPGFGYIQLMRQNVARMAEVMK, from the coding sequence ATGAAGTGGATGCCCTTCACAGTCATGGTTCTGATCCTGAGCCTCGTCCTGCTCGGGTGCCGAAGCGATGATACCCGCGATCCGAATCTCGGCAAGCTGGTCGTCGCCGCCAGCATCTTTCCCCTCGCCGATTTCGTCCGCCAGGTGGGCGGCAACAACGTGGAGGTGGTGACGATCGTGAACGGCGCCGCCAATCCGCATACCTTCGAGTTGACGCCAGAAACAGTCCGCCGCACCAGCCGGGCGCGTTTGCTGGTACTCAACGGCATGGGACTGGAGTTCTGGTCGAACAAGTTGATTGATGCGATCGGCAAGAAACAATTCACAGTTGTTGAGACTGCAGCAGGAATACGCCCGCTGACGGAAGAACACGCAGGACACGAACATCCCGGCGGCAATCCCCACGTCTGGCTCTCTCCGCCGCTGGCCATGCGCCAGGTCCAGGCCATCAGCGATGCTCTCATCGCGATCGATGCCGCCAACGCCTCCCTCTATCGCCGCAACTGTCAGAACTACCTCGACTCCTTGCGCAGCCTCGACAACGCAATCACCCTTGAAGTCGCCAGTTGGATGCAGCGCTCCTTCATCTGCTTTCATGCCTCGTGGAATTACTTCGCCGACAACTATAAACTTACTCAAGCGGCGGTGATCGAAAAAAGACCCGGATTCGAACCCACCCCCCAGGAAATGGTTCAGATTATCGAAACCGCCCGGAAACTCGGCCTCACCGCCCTCTTCGCCGAAAGACAATTTCCCACAAAAAGCAGCGAAACCATCGCCAGGGAATGCGGCGCCCGCGTGATACTCCTCGATCCGCTCGGTGAGGACCGCCCCGGATTTGGCTATATCCAGCTCATGCGGCAAAACGTGGCCCGCATGGCCGAGGTTATGAAATGA
- a CDS encoding FecR family protein produces MRNTGISRFIPALFYGFLSLPLHADAEPEIAFVLKVTGEARVKSGTADWAPLQKGARLHDQDRIRTGAEALVAIVFLDDKTMMKIHAASEVKIVTSKTEKGLHKRIIMEMGQMWSKVIPGRGGYQVETPSGVAAVKGTEFYTLIDEQGETVIIGLEGLVEFFNEMGSVLVKKGETGRALKGSSPRVEPTTTFDDWAAGDRIQELDLEYRNEAGTIKHLKIRYK; encoded by the coding sequence ATGCGGAATACCGGAATATCGCGGTTCATCCCGGCGTTGTTCTACGGATTCCTCTCCCTGCCATTGCATGCAGATGCGGAGCCCGAGATTGCCTTTGTCCTCAAAGTCACGGGTGAAGCCCGGGTGAAAAGCGGCACAGCGGATTGGGCGCCGCTCCAAAAGGGGGCGCGGTTGCATGACCAGGACAGGATCCGGACCGGTGCGGAAGCCCTGGTGGCGATCGTCTTTCTCGATGACAAAACGATGATGAAGATCCACGCCGCCTCGGAGGTAAAAATTGTCACCAGCAAGACCGAGAAAGGCCTGCACAAACGGATCATCATGGAAATGGGGCAGATGTGGAGCAAGGTGATTCCAGGCCGCGGCGGGTATCAGGTCGAAACCCCCTCCGGGGTTGCTGCCGTCAAGGGGACTGAATTTTACACCCTGATCGATGAGCAGGGTGAGACGGTCATCATCGGTCTCGAGGGTCTGGTAGAATTCTTCAATGAGATGGGATCAGTCCTGGTTAAGAAGGGTGAGACAGGCCGGGCGCTCAAGGGAAGCTCACCGCGGGTGGAGCCGACGACAACCTTCGACGATTGGGCTGCCGGTGACCGGATCCAGGAACTTGATCTGGAGTACCGCAATGAAGCAGGCACCATCAAACATCTGAAAATCAGGTACAAATAA
- a CDS encoding metal ABC transporter permease: MEILSYPFMQRALISAALIGTVCAVIGVYVVLRSMAFIGAGIAHASFGGVALGLVLGINPFFTTIFFCLGAAWGIAFLGEERKVREDSAVGIFFASTMAFGVLLIGLMKGYQADLFGYLFGNILAVSRFDLHSSIVIALLVLGAVWYFFKEFLLLTFDPEMAKVTGLKVKGLNLLMMSLIAITIVLSIKSVGIVLVSALIVTPAASGLLLSDDFKKVMGLSILIGVGSTWFGLFLSVWFNLASGATIVMVTTGIFFICYFLSPERRKLGRNIDQLRTRMQNQ, from the coding sequence ATGGAGATACTCTCTTATCCCTTCATGCAGCGTGCTTTGATCTCGGCCGCCCTGATTGGCACCGTATGTGCCGTAATCGGCGTGTATGTCGTTCTGCGCAGCATGGCCTTCATCGGCGCAGGGATCGCCCATGCCTCCTTTGGCGGTGTCGCCCTCGGTCTGGTGCTCGGCATCAATCCCTTCTTTACGACCATCTTCTTTTGCTTGGGTGCCGCCTGGGGCATCGCGTTCCTCGGCGAAGAACGCAAGGTGCGTGAGGACAGTGCGGTCGGCATCTTCTTCGCATCGACCATGGCCTTTGGGGTTCTCCTCATCGGCTTGATGAAGGGCTACCAAGCAGACCTTTTCGGCTATCTCTTCGGCAATATCCTCGCCGTCAGTCGGTTTGATCTCCACTCTAGTATTGTCATCGCGCTGCTGGTCCTCGGCGCGGTCTGGTATTTCTTCAAGGAATTCCTCCTGCTTACCTTCGATCCGGAAATGGCCAAAGTGACGGGGTTGAAGGTCAAGGGACTCAATCTGCTGATGATGAGCCTGATCGCCATCACCATCGTCCTCTCCATCAAAAGCGTGGGCATTGTCCTGGTTTCCGCACTGATAGTGACACCTGCGGCTTCCGGCCTGCTTTTAAGCGACGATTTCAAGAAAGTGATGGGCCTCTCCATCCTCATCGGGGTCGGTTCGACCTGGTTTGGCCTCTTCCTCTCGGTGTGGTTCAACCTCGCCTCGGGCGCCACCATCGTGATGGTGACGACAGGCATCTTTTTCATCTGCTACTTTCTCAGCCCGGAACGGCGCAAACTTGGACGCAACATCGACCAACTGCGCACGCGCATGCAAAACCAATAA
- a CDS encoding AMP-binding protein: MILHHAFIRTAKRLGSKPAIIDRTLERRLSYDKTLIASLIFADYLKRFREGFIGVMIPTSSGSILATLGTVMAGKVPVMINYSTGAAENCEYAQTKCGFSTIITSKALLEKINCRVVPGMIFVEDILAGISVRAKLKAALRSKLPAALLIATLPSAKEDDTVVILFTSGSEKDPKGVQLTHRNFSCNITDLIQVFQLSEKDRFMGVLPLFHVFGHNANFWLPLVTGMTNITVANPLEYKTIPKIIREEQPTLIAGTPIFFAGYLRESEPGDFASLRLVLPGADKTPDWLREGYRNKHGIELMEAYGTTETSPGISVNTLEANKPGSIGRPLPSVQVRIADLETGEPLPPNQEGKILVKGELVMKGYFDDLEETSLRIKDGWYDTGDMGIMDEDGFLWHRGRLKRFVKIGGEMVSLVRTESVLEHHLPPGISCCVVEIPDSLKGARIVAAVTAPVEARDLLKKMAKELPAIALPKDFIVLEEMPKMGSGKIDFRAVASRVRTVLQNTR; the protein is encoded by the coding sequence ATGATCCTTCACCATGCATTCATCCGCACCGCCAAGCGGCTGGGCAGCAAGCCCGCAATCATCGACCGCACCTTGGAGCGGCGCCTGAGTTACGACAAAACCCTCATCGCCAGCTTGATCTTCGCCGACTATCTCAAACGCTTCCGCGAGGGATTTATCGGTGTGATGATCCCAACCTCTTCGGGATCGATCCTCGCCACCCTCGGCACGGTCATGGCCGGTAAGGTTCCGGTGATGATCAACTACTCTACCGGGGCGGCCGAAAATTGCGAATACGCCCAAACCAAGTGTGGCTTTTCAACCATCATCACCTCCAAGGCGCTACTCGAAAAAATCAACTGCCGGGTGGTGCCGGGGATGATTTTCGTCGAAGATATCCTCGCCGGGATCAGCGTCAGAGCCAAGCTCAAGGCGGCACTGCGCTCCAAACTTCCGGCCGCCTTGCTGATCGCCACCCTCCCTTCGGCGAAGGAGGACGATACCGTGGTGATTCTTTTCACCAGCGGCAGCGAAAAGGACCCCAAGGGCGTCCAACTCACCCACAGGAATTTCAGCTGCAACATCACTGACCTGATCCAGGTATTTCAGCTCTCCGAAAAAGACCGTTTCATGGGGGTGCTGCCGCTGTTTCATGTCTTTGGTCATAATGCCAATTTCTGGTTGCCTTTGGTGACTGGTATGACCAACATCACAGTGGCCAATCCCCTGGAATATAAAACGATTCCCAAAATCATCCGTGAGGAACAACCCACGCTTATTGCCGGAACGCCGATCTTTTTCGCCGGGTATTTGCGCGAGTCCGAACCCGGCGATTTCGCCTCCCTCCGACTGGTCCTACCCGGTGCGGACAAGACCCCGGATTGGCTGCGCGAGGGTTATCGTAACAAGCACGGCATCGAGCTGATGGAGGCATACGGCACCACCGAAACCAGTCCGGGGATCTCTGTTAATACCCTCGAGGCGAACAAGCCCGGGAGCATCGGCCGCCCGCTGCCCAGCGTTCAGGTCCGTATTGCCGACTTGGAAACCGGTGAGCCCCTGCCACCCAATCAGGAGGGCAAGATCCTGGTCAAAGGAGAGCTCGTCATGAAGGGCTATTTCGACGACCTCGAAGAGACCTCGCTGCGCATCAAGGATGGCTGGTACGACACGGGTGATATGGGGATCATGGATGAGGACGGCTTCCTCTGGCATCGTGGACGATTGAAGCGCTTCGTCAAGATCGGCGGTGAAATGGTTTCGCTGGTGCGCACCGAAAGCGTTCTCGAACATCATCTGCCGCCGGGAATTTCCTGCTGCGTGGTCGAGATCCCCGATTCGCTCAAGGGCGCGCGCATTGTTGCAGCCGTAACAGCTCCGGTGGAAGCGCGGGACCTCCTTAAAAAGATGGCCAAAGAACTGCCGGCTATTGCCTTGCCGAAGGATTTTATCGTGCTGGAGGAGATGCCCAAGATGGGTAGCGGCAAGATTGACTTCCGCGCGGTGGCGAGCCGCGTGCGGACGGTACTGCAAAATACCCGATAA